A genomic window from Vitis riparia cultivar Riparia Gloire de Montpellier isolate 1030 chromosome 18, EGFV_Vit.rip_1.0, whole genome shotgun sequence includes:
- the LOC117905798 gene encoding non-functional pseudokinase ZED1-like encodes MGKKERKEYMLRNGGLLLQKRISYFNGKYSNPMRSFSAKELQKATDNYNHGNLIFTCLSRFKWYKGCLEGRVAFVKKYFDYSIATHSRGFLADPEMVTNEMSVAAQVGGHKNSLKLLGCCLETQIPTLVFEFLMNGNLGDQLRSNPTCLPWKSRLKIANEIASVLTYLHTAFPRLIIHRDICPGNFYLDQDLCAKLSDFTLSMALPEGETQVQSLRFSGTVGYLAPEVLRLCVYSEKSDVFGFGLLLFDLLTGKDYRELVLSKRFHGQSKGGLSDGLHTILYQKSWN; translated from the coding sequence ATGGGGAAGAAGGAGAGAAAGGAGTACATGTTGAGGAATGGAGGGTTGTTATTGCAGAAgagaatttcttattttaatggCAAATACTCCAATCCCATGCGTAGCTTTTCAGCCAAAGAGCTTCAAAAAGCTACTGACAATTACAATCATGGGAATCTAATTTTTACATGTTTGTCCCGTTTCAAATGGTATAAAGGTTGTTTGGAAGGTCGAGTGGCTTTTGTGAAGAAGTATTTTGATTATTCCATTGCAACACATTCTCGTGGTTTTTTGGCTGATCCTGAGATGGTTACTAATGAAATGTCAGTTGCAGCACAAGTAGGCGGGCATAAGAATAGTTTGAAGCTTTTGGGATGTTGCTTAGAAACACAAATCCCCACTTTAGTTTTCGAATTTCTAATGAATGGAAATCTTGGGGATCAATTGAGATCCAATCCAACTTGTTTACCGTGGAAGAGTAGATTAAAAATTGCAAATGAGATTGCTTCAGTGCTTACATATCTCCATACTGCGTTTCCCAGGCTAATCATTCATAGAGATATATGTCCTGGGAATTTCTACTTGGACCAAGACTTGTGTGCCAAGCTCTCTGATTTTACATTATCTATGGCACTCCCTGAGGGCGAAACACAAGTACAGAGTTTACGTTTTTCAGGGACTGTAGGATATCTAGCACCTGAAGTATTGCGGCTATGTGTGTATTCAGAGAAGAGTGATGTTTTTGGCTTTGGCTTGCTTTTATTCGACCTTCTTACGGGAAAGGACTATCGTGAATTAGTCTTGTCCAAAAGGTTCCATGGACAATCTAAAGGAGGATTATCTGATGGACTGCATACAATCCTATATCAGAAATCATGGAATTAA